The following coding sequences are from one Seonamhaeicola sp. ML3 window:
- a CDS encoding PIG-L family deacetylase: MQRQIALLLVWSVCFFQANAQKPKTPSSSQIYESIQKLNFLGSVLYVAAHPDDENTRLISYMSNHVKARTAYLSLTRGDGGQNLIGPEIRELLGVIRTQELLAARRVDGGEQIFSRANDFGYSKHPEETFNIWDEAQVLSDVVLAIRQFKPDIIINRFDHRTPGTTHGHHTASAILSVEAFDLVGDENSHPELLEYASTWQPKRLFFNTGWWFYGSRENFDKADKSNMLNVDIGVYYPLKGLSNNEVAALASSQHLCQGFGRLAQRGSQHEYIELIKGDALEGDNIFAGIDTSWNRIKGGKTIGDLLYAVEKNFNFQNPSIHLPNLIEAYTLLQTVENEHWKTQKTKELKAIIEMCAGLYLEASASTFSVSAENNLKINIEALKRSDANIKLKSVSISPINQVKTTHVFMENNKKYNFSFNTIIPDLDHTSPYWLNKKWTKGMYVVENKALIGNPETKRALQATFSIDFDGLTIDFEKDVIHRYSKPDKGELYRPFEIIPEASAKIAQKVVIFENNQPHDITVVVKAGKDNLEGHVEVCHPNDWSVYPKNQKISIKHKGEEQTLVFTIIPPKNQSEGLIGPIVHIGNNAYTKELVEIKYDHIPYQTVQLPSESKVVRLDIQKRGENIAYIQGAGDVVPESLQQIGYSVRVIKPEDISAELLSRFDAVVVGIRAYNTVEALEFKQETLFDFVSKGGNMIVQYNTSHRLKTKQLAPYDLKLSRDRVTDENAEVRFLNPEHPVLNFPNKITQKDFEGWTQERGLYFPNQWSNEFTPILSMNDKNETPKDGSLLVAKYGKGYYIYTGLSFFREFPEGVSGAYRLFANMLSLGKDNLKLEAKLND; this comes from the coding sequence ATGCAAAGACAGATCGCTTTATTATTAGTTTGGTCCGTTTGTTTTTTTCAAGCCAACGCTCAAAAACCCAAAACACCATCTTCCTCTCAGATATACGAGTCTATTCAAAAGCTAAATTTTTTAGGTTCGGTTTTATATGTTGCTGCGCACCCCGATGATGAAAACACGAGGTTGATTTCCTACATGTCTAATCACGTTAAAGCCAGAACAGCCTATTTATCTCTAACACGAGGTGATGGCGGACAAAATTTAATTGGCCCAGAAATACGAGAACTTCTTGGCGTAATAAGAACCCAGGAATTATTAGCGGCCAGACGTGTGGATGGCGGAGAACAAATATTCTCGAGAGCTAATGATTTTGGCTACTCTAAACACCCTGAAGAAACTTTTAATATTTGGGATGAAGCACAGGTTCTAAGTGATGTCGTTCTAGCCATAAGACAATTTAAACCGGATATCATTATAAACCGATTTGACCATAGAACCCCTGGCACAACCCACGGTCACCATACAGCCTCTGCTATATTGAGCGTTGAAGCGTTCGATTTGGTTGGCGATGAAAACTCACACCCAGAGTTACTGGAATATGCAAGTACATGGCAACCTAAGCGTTTGTTTTTCAATACAGGATGGTGGTTTTATGGCAGTAGAGAAAACTTTGATAAGGCAGATAAGAGTAATATGTTAAATGTCGATATTGGCGTATACTACCCATTAAAAGGCTTATCTAATAACGAAGTCGCTGCATTGGCCAGCAGTCAACATTTGTGTCAAGGATTCGGAAGGCTAGCGCAACGCGGTTCACAACATGAATATATTGAACTCATTAAAGGAGATGCTCTCGAGGGTGATAATATTTTTGCCGGTATAGATACCTCATGGAACCGCATTAAAGGCGGTAAAACCATTGGAGATTTGCTGTATGCTGTTGAAAAGAATTTCAACTTTCAAAATCCTTCAATACATCTTCCCAATCTAATTGAAGCCTATACCCTATTGCAGACCGTAGAGAATGAACACTGGAAAACCCAGAAGACAAAGGAGCTAAAAGCCATTATAGAAATGTGTGCCGGGTTGTACCTTGAAGCTTCGGCATCTACCTTTTCCGTTTCGGCCGAGAATAACTTAAAGATTAATATTGAAGCGCTAAAAAGAAGCGATGCTAACATTAAGCTAAAAAGCGTTAGTATTTCACCCATAAATCAAGTTAAGACTACACATGTTTTTATGGAAAATAACAAGAAATATAATTTTTCATTCAATACCATTATCCCAGATTTAGATCACACCAGCCCGTACTGGTTAAATAAAAAATGGACTAAAGGTATGTATGTTGTTGAAAATAAAGCCTTAATAGGAAATCCTGAAACCAAAAGAGCTTTACAGGCTACTTTTTCTATTGATTTTGATGGCTTAACAATTGATTTTGAAAAAGATGTGATTCATCGCTATTCAAAACCAGATAAAGGTGAATTGTATCGTCCGTTTGAAATCATTCCAGAAGCATCTGCTAAAATAGCCCAAAAGGTGGTTATTTTTGAGAATAATCAACCTCACGATATCACCGTAGTCGTAAAAGCGGGTAAAGATAACTTAGAAGGTCATGTGGAAGTTTGTCATCCTAACGATTGGAGCGTATATCCCAAAAACCAAAAAATATCAATCAAACACAAAGGAGAAGAACAAACTTTAGTGTTTACGATTATACCTCCTAAAAATCAAAGTGAAGGCTTGATTGGCCCCATTGTACACATAGGTAACAATGCCTACACAAAAGAACTTGTTGAGATTAAGTACGATCATATTCCCTATCAAACCGTTCAGTTGCCAAGTGAAAGTAAGGTGGTGCGTTTAGACATTCAGAAACGGGGTGAAAATATAGCTTATATCCAAGGTGCTGGCGATGTTGTTCCAGAAAGTTTACAACAAATAGGCTATAGTGTTCGTGTCATAAAACCAGAAGACATTTCGGCTGAATTATTAAGTAGATTTGATGCGGTAGTTGTAGGCATTAGGGCTTATAATACTGTTGAAGCCTTAGAATTTAAACAAGAAACACTGTTCGATTTTGTGTCTAAAGGCGGTAATATGATAGTGCAATACAACACCTCCCATAGGCTTAAAACAAAGCAATTGGCACCATACGATTTAAAATTATCTAGAGATCGTGTAACCGATGAAAACGCCGAAGTTAGATTTTTAAATCCTGAACATCCTGTACTTAATTTCCCCAATAAAATCACTCAAAAAGATTTTGAAGGTTGGACCCAAGAGCGCGGTTTGTATTTTCCAAACCAATGGAGCAATGAGTTTACACCAATACTCTCCATGAACGATAAGAATGAAACCCCTAAAGACGGTAGTTTATTGGTCGCCAAATACGGTAAAGGCTATTACATTTACACTGGCCTGAGCTTTTTTAGGGAATTTCCAGAAGGCGTTTCTGGTGCTTACCGATTGTTTGCAAATATGCTATCTTTAGGAAAAGACAACCTAAAGCTAGAAGCTAAACTTAACGATTAG
- a CDS encoding sodium:solute symporter — translation MQLNWIDWVVLSVTLLTIVGYGTWKTRGRNSAQEYIKGGNSSKWWTIGLSVMATQASAITFLSTTGQAFSDGMGFVQFYFGLPIAMVIICLVFIPLYHKLKVFTAYEFLESRFDLKTRSLTAVLFLIQRGLAAGITIFAPAIILSVILDWNLTYLNIAIGILVIIYTVSGGTKAVTVTQKQQMFVIFAGMLAALFITLNLIPDEVSFTKALDIAGANGRMEILDFSFDLENRYTVWSGLIGGTFLALAYFGTDQSQVQRYLSGKSIKEMQMGLIFNGVLKVPMQFFILLVGIMVFVFYQFNPPPLNFIGPSTDKVLASEYAEEYKALQEKQNVLFSKKKALSLTLSKSEDDNIRKELFELDKQEKAFRLESKYLIKRAVDSAYANTYDRLQNELKALEDNTESSAYKQKEEALQNLYEESAKDTQTNDRDYMFITFILKHLPKGLIGLLLAVILSAAMSSTASEINALATITSVDLYGRNLKVDKGEKHMVKATKLFTLLWGIVAIIIACFANLAENLIQLVNIIGSIFYGNVLGIFLLAFFIKSIKGNAVFLAAIITQIIVITGWWFDWMPYLWLNLFGCALVVIIALAIQPFYKNND, via the coding sequence ATGCAATTAAATTGGATTGATTGGGTTGTTTTAAGCGTTACCTTGCTTACCATTGTTGGTTATGGCACTTGGAAAACCAGAGGCCGTAATAGTGCCCAGGAATATATAAAAGGCGGTAACTCCTCAAAATGGTGGACTATTGGTTTATCGGTAATGGCCACCCAAGCGAGTGCCATCACTTTTTTATCTACTACTGGACAAGCATTTTCAGATGGTATGGGGTTCGTTCAGTTTTATTTCGGACTCCCAATTGCAATGGTTATCATTTGTTTGGTCTTCATTCCGCTGTACCATAAATTAAAGGTATTCACTGCCTATGAATTTTTAGAAAGCAGGTTCGACTTAAAGACCCGAAGCCTCACTGCCGTTTTGTTCTTAATTCAACGGGGTTTAGCAGCAGGAATAACCATTTTTGCTCCAGCCATAATCTTATCGGTAATCCTAGATTGGAACCTTACCTATCTTAATATTGCCATTGGTATTTTAGTCATAATATATACGGTTTCTGGAGGCACAAAAGCTGTGACCGTAACACAAAAACAGCAAATGTTTGTCATTTTTGCTGGTATGCTGGCGGCCCTATTCATTACTTTGAACCTTATTCCAGATGAAGTCTCCTTTACCAAAGCATTAGATATTGCTGGTGCCAACGGAAGAATGGAAATTTTAGACTTTTCTTTCGATTTGGAAAATAGATATACCGTTTGGTCTGGCCTTATTGGAGGTACATTTTTAGCCCTCGCCTATTTTGGTACAGACCAAAGCCAAGTACAACGCTACCTATCGGGCAAGTCCATTAAAGAAATGCAAATGGGACTTATATTCAACGGAGTTCTAAAAGTACCCATGCAATTCTTTATTTTATTGGTTGGAATTATGGTCTTTGTATTTTATCAATTTAACCCACCACCACTAAATTTTATTGGACCATCAACAGATAAAGTTTTGGCTTCGGAATATGCTGAAGAATATAAAGCACTTCAAGAAAAACAAAATGTGCTTTTCAGTAAAAAGAAAGCACTTAGTTTGACTCTGTCTAAAAGTGAAGATGATAATATTAGAAAAGAATTATTCGAACTAGATAAACAAGAGAAGGCGTTTCGTTTAGAATCTAAATACCTGATAAAAAGGGCTGTAGATTCTGCTTACGCCAATACATATGACAGACTACAAAATGAATTAAAGGCTTTAGAAGATAATACTGAAAGTAGTGCATACAAACAAAAAGAGGAAGCTTTACAAAATCTGTATGAGGAATCTGCAAAAGACACTCAAACAAATGACAGGGATTATATGTTCATTACCTTTATCCTGAAACATCTTCCTAAAGGGTTGATAGGATTGCTTTTGGCCGTAATACTTTCGGCAGCTATGTCTTCTACAGCATCAGAAATAAATGCGTTGGCCACTATTACTTCGGTGGATTTATACGGTAGAAATCTTAAAGTGGATAAAGGAGAAAAGCACATGGTTAAAGCCACAAAACTATTTACACTACTTTGGGGCATTGTAGCAATAATAATTGCTTGTTTTGCCAATCTTGCCGAGAATTTAATACAGCTAGTGAATATCATAGGCTCAATCTTCTATGGTAATGTTCTGGGTATTTTCCTTTTAGCATTTTTTATAAAATCTATTAAAGGGAATGCTGTATTCTTGGCCGCCATCATAACGCAAATCATAGTTATTACAGGTTGGTGGTTCGACTGGATGCCTTACCTGTGGTTAAATTTATTTGGATGTGCTTTAGTGGTAATTATCGCTCTAGCCATTCAACCTTTTTATAAAAACAATGACTAA
- a CDS encoding Gfo/Idh/MocA family protein, with product MTKSTTKKTINWGIIGLGNIAHKFAKDLLTIPDAKLHAVASRTQEKSDVFAKVYGATKAYSSYEALAKDKDIDAVYIATPHALHKENTTLCLEHGIAVLCEKPFAMNSDEVDMMIAKAKENQVLLMEALWTYFLPHYQYVLDHLKNETYGKLLKLEADFGFFKAFDDNSRLFNKDLGGGSLLDIGIYPIFAALSTLGIPENIEANATFFENGADSSCSITFKYGDGSTALLNSSLIEDTPTEAIFYCENATVKINTYFHAPSTVSIIRDNNEERIDFNYKTIGYNYEAIHFNELIRNGKTESDVMTFEFSKQLIKLLDSVRKIINLEY from the coding sequence ATGACTAAATCAACAACTAAGAAAACCATTAACTGGGGCATTATAGGACTTGGTAATATTGCTCACAAATTTGCAAAAGACTTACTCACCATTCCCGATGCTAAACTACACGCCGTAGCTTCAAGAACTCAGGAGAAATCTGATGTCTTTGCCAAGGTATATGGCGCTACTAAGGCTTATTCCAGTTATGAGGCACTAGCAAAAGATAAGGATATAGATGCCGTTTATATCGCCACACCGCATGCGCTACACAAAGAAAACACCACCCTTTGTTTAGAACATGGTATTGCTGTATTATGTGAAAAACCTTTTGCTATGAACAGCGATGAAGTCGATATGATGATTGCAAAAGCAAAAGAAAATCAGGTCTTGCTCATGGAAGCCTTGTGGACTTACTTTTTACCGCACTACCAATATGTTCTTGATCATCTTAAAAATGAAACTTATGGCAAGCTGTTAAAACTGGAAGCCGACTTTGGGTTTTTTAAGGCTTTTGATGACAACTCAAGACTTTTTAACAAAGACCTAGGTGGTGGTAGTCTTTTAGATATTGGCATCTACCCTATTTTTGCGGCCTTATCTACTTTGGGTATTCCAGAGAATATTGAAGCTAATGCTACGTTTTTCGAAAATGGTGCAGATTCCTCTTGTAGCATAACCTTTAAGTACGGTGATGGCAGCACAGCGCTATTAAACAGTTCTTTGATAGAAGATACACCTACCGAGGCTATCTTTTATTGTGAAAACGCTACAGTTAAGATTAACACCTATTTCCATGCCCCTTCCACAGTTTCTATTATCAGGGACAACAACGAGGAACGTATTGACTTTAATTATAAAACGATTGGCTATAACTACGAGGCCATTCATTTTAATGAGTTAATTAGAAATGGTAAAACCGAAAGTGATGTCATGACGTTTGAGTTTAGCAAACAGTTGATAAAACTATTGGATAGCGTTAGAAAAATTATCAATCTAGAGTATTAA
- a CDS encoding DUF2911 domain-containing protein: protein MRKLVLLFMAFATISIVNAQVKTPAPSPSATLKQTVGLTDITIAYSRPGVKGRKIFGGLEPWGTVWRTGANKNTTITFSDDIMFDGQEVKAGTYAIYTRLNSAEAWDVMLYADSDNWGTPQDWDDSKVVATSKVKVYEVPFNVETLAIDINQIKNSSAVLEIIWEKSYAAVPFTVPTDAKVSKSIKSVMNGPSPQDYFNSAVYYYEEGKDISEAVKWIDKAVEMTSKKPRFWFIHQQALIHAKAGNKKAAIEAAKTSLELAKKRNYQPFIDKNEKVLKEWGAM from the coding sequence ATGAGAAAGTTAGTATTACTGTTTATGGCGTTTGCAACAATTAGCATTGTTAACGCTCAAGTTAAAACCCCAGCACCAAGTCCATCGGCAACCTTAAAACAAACCGTTGGTCTTACAGATATCACCATAGCATATTCCAGACCAGGTGTTAAAGGACGAAAAATATTTGGTGGATTAGAACCTTGGGGAACAGTTTGGAGAACAGGTGCCAATAAAAATACCACAATAACCTTCAGTGACGACATCATGTTCGACGGACAAGAAGTAAAAGCCGGTACTTATGCCATTTACACACGATTAAACTCAGCCGAAGCTTGGGATGTGATGTTATATGCCGATTCGGACAATTGGGGCACACCTCAAGATTGGGATGATAGCAAAGTAGTTGCTACTTCCAAAGTTAAAGTTTATGAGGTGCCTTTTAATGTTGAGACATTGGCTATTGATATTAACCAGATTAAGAACAGTAGTGCTGTTTTAGAAATTATTTGGGAGAAATCTTATGCTGCTGTTCCTTTCACTGTACCAACAGATGCTAAGGTGAGTAAAAGCATTAAAAGTGTTATGAATGGACCTTCTCCTCAAGATTATTTTAATTCTGCTGTATATTATTACGAGGAAGGCAAAGATATTTCTGAGGCCGTAAAATGGATTGATAAAGCCGTTGAAATGACAAGTAAGAAACCGCGTTTTTGGTTTATTCACCAACAGGCTCTAATACACGCTAAAGCTGGAAATAAAAAAGCAGCGATTGAAGCAGCTAAAACATCTTTGGAATTAGCTAAGAAAAGAAATTATCAACCCTTCATAGATAAGAACGAGAAAGTTTTAAAAGAGTGGGGAGCTATGTAG
- a CDS encoding MIP/aquaporin family protein codes for MKKYIAEIIGTFTMIFCGCGAMTINEITGGSISHVGVAATWGLIVMAMIYAFGETSGAHFNPAVTIGFAVAKKFSWLEVPKYITAQFVGAVLAVFILWFLFPESQFLGETTPASGFPAYKAAILEFLLTFFLMVTIINVSTGSKEIGTMAAIAVGGVILLEAMFAGPMTKASMNPIRSIAPAIFTGNFKDLWLYIIAPVVGAIAAVSSCKLVKDDQCC; via the coding sequence ATGAAAAAATATATAGCTGAAATTATAGGAACATTCACCATGATTTTTTGTGGCTGTGGCGCCATGACCATCAATGAAATTACTGGAGGTTCAATTTCTCATGTTGGTGTTGCCGCAACATGGGGATTAATAGTTATGGCCATGATTTATGCCTTTGGAGAAACCTCTGGAGCACATTTTAATCCAGCTGTAACCATTGGATTTGCTGTAGCTAAAAAATTCTCTTGGCTTGAAGTTCCTAAATACATCACAGCTCAATTTGTTGGAGCTGTTTTAGCTGTTTTTATATTGTGGTTTCTTTTTCCTGAAAGTCAATTTTTAGGAGAGACCACTCCTGCTTCTGGTTTCCCTGCTTACAAAGCAGCTATTCTAGAGTTTCTATTAACTTTTTTCCTAATGGTGACCATAATAAATGTTTCAACAGGCAGTAAAGAAATTGGCACCATGGCCGCCATAGCTGTTGGAGGTGTTATTCTATTGGAGGCCATGTTCGCAGGCCCGATGACTAAAGCCTCTATGAACCCTATACGCTCTATAGCTCCTGCAATTTTTACAGGAAACTTTAAAGATTTATGGTTGTATATTATTGCTCCTGTAGTAGGCGCAATAGCCGCAGTATCAAGCTGTAAATTGGTCAAGGATGACCAATGTTGCTAA
- a CDS encoding TetR family transcriptional regulator C-terminal domain-containing protein, with protein MAKKSAISESKIIEQYMGHVLEHGKNPSSVYAFAKTNAFEESDFYKFFASFDAIEKGIFTAFYQNTIKILEKSEDYKIFDARNKLLGFYYTFFENLTANRSYVTHVLDKYKNNLKGLQILNGLKNHFTNYVGALGIQMLDIKQEQFEKIQEKALKESAWLQLIVTMKFWLEDTSPAFEKTDIFIEKSVNTTFDVLDITPIKSVLDLGKFLFKEKFQMN; from the coding sequence ATGGCAAAGAAATCTGCAATATCCGAATCTAAGATTATAGAACAATATATGGGTCATGTTTTAGAACATGGTAAAAACCCTTCCTCTGTATACGCATTTGCAAAAACGAATGCTTTTGAAGAAAGTGATTTCTATAAATTTTTCGCATCGTTTGATGCCATTGAAAAAGGCATATTCACTGCGTTCTACCAAAACACCATTAAGATTTTAGAAAAGAGCGAGGATTACAAAATATTCGATGCTCGAAATAAACTATTAGGATTCTATTATACCTTTTTTGAAAACTTAACTGCCAATAGAAGTTATGTAACCCATGTGTTGGACAAATACAAGAACAATCTAAAGGGCTTACAGATTTTAAACGGTCTAAAAAATCACTTTACAAATTATGTTGGGGCATTGGGAATTCAAATGTTGGACATTAAACAAGAGCAGTTTGAAAAAATTCAAGAGAAAGCCCTCAAAGAATCAGCATGGTTACAACTTATAGTTACCATGAAATTTTGGCTTGAGGACACCTCACCTGCTTTCGAAAAAACAGATATTTTCATTGAAAAGTCCGTTAATACAACTTTTGATGTCTTAGATATCACCCCGATTAAAAGTGTTCTTGATTTAGGAAAATTCCTTTTCAAAGAAAAATTCCAAATGAACTAG
- a CDS encoding AarF/ABC1/UbiB kinase family protein, producing MKTIDSIPTSKIQRATKLVTTGAKVGVNYIKYYGDKLVNSEAEAKERLNKNNATDIYDGLKQLKGSALKVAQMLSMEKSILPQAYVEQFSLAQFSVPPLSPPLVIKTFKKYFGKHPNDLFDTFSATSVNAASIGQVHVAFKNGKKLAVKIQYPGVAESIASDLAMVKPVAMSMFNIKGKDSDKYFKEVEHKLVEETNYINEIKQSKEVAENCKHIPHLRFPHYYEDLSSERIITMDFMEGEHLSEFTAHNEDQDKANRLGQALWDFYMYQIHNLKKVHADPHPGNFLVSEKGELIALDFGCMKTIPDEFYTPYFNLAKKENLSNQDYFVSKLYELEILRADDSPEELEFFTQMFHEMLSLFTQPFHQDTFDFSDANFFGQIADLGEKYSKNTELRKMNGNRGSKHFIYINRTFFGLYNLMFDLKAQNIKINNFLKL from the coding sequence ATGAAAACAATTGATAGTATACCAACATCTAAAATCCAGAGGGCAACCAAATTGGTTACAACTGGAGCAAAAGTGGGTGTTAATTACATAAAATATTACGGTGATAAATTAGTAAACAGTGAAGCCGAAGCCAAAGAACGGTTAAATAAGAACAATGCAACCGATATATATGATGGTCTCAAACAGCTCAAAGGCAGTGCTCTCAAAGTAGCACAAATGTTGAGCATGGAAAAAAGTATTTTGCCGCAGGCTTATGTAGAGCAATTTTCTTTGGCTCAATTTTCGGTTCCGCCGCTTTCACCACCATTAGTTATAAAAACGTTTAAAAAATATTTTGGGAAACATCCCAATGATCTTTTTGATACTTTTAGTGCAACTTCCGTTAACGCTGCTAGTATCGGCCAGGTACATGTAGCATTTAAGAATGGGAAAAAACTTGCTGTGAAAATCCAATACCCGGGAGTTGCAGAGAGTATCGCTTCAGACCTAGCCATGGTTAAACCTGTGGCTATGAGTATGTTCAATATCAAAGGTAAAGATTCAGATAAATACTTTAAAGAAGTTGAGCATAAACTCGTTGAGGAAACGAATTACATCAACGAGATTAAGCAAAGTAAAGAGGTTGCTGAAAACTGTAAACATATTCCGCATCTTCGTTTTCCGCATTATTACGAAGACCTATCTTCTGAAAGAATTATTACCATGGACTTCATGGAAGGTGAACACCTTTCTGAATTCACTGCTCACAACGAAGACCAAGACAAAGCAAACAGATTAGGACAAGCCTTATGGGATTTTTACATGTACCAAATACATAATTTGAAAAAGGTACATGCCGATCCGCATCCGGGCAACTTCCTAGTTTCTGAAAAAGGAGAATTAATTGCGTTAGATTTTGGGTGTATGAAAACCATTCCAGACGAATTTTATACACCCTATTTTAACCTTGCAAAAAAAGAAAACTTGAGCAATCAAGATTATTTTGTCTCTAAACTCTATGAATTAGAAATTTTGAGAGCAGACGATTCACCCGAAGAACTCGAATTTTTCACTCAGATGTTTCATGAAATGTTGAGTCTTTTTACACAGCCGTTTCACCAAGATACTTTTGATTTCTCTGATGCTAATTTCTTTGGACAAATAGCGGACCTAGGAGAAAAATATTCTAAGAACACCGAATTACGAAAAATGAATGGTAATAGAGGTTCTAAGCATTTCATTTACATAAACAGAACTTTCTTCGGACTTTACAACCTTATGTTCGATTTGAAGGCACAAAACATAAAAATCAATAATTTTTTAAAGCTGTAA
- a CDS encoding flavin reductase family protein, translating to MRYFSENDIQELNHIYKINLINSCSGYKSANLIGSISNDGIENVAVFSSVTHIGSSPAMLGFFLRPTTVIRNTYENIKATGVYTINHIHNDITEDAHHTSAKYEADISEFEVTNLNPQYRSNFKAPFVHGAPVQLAMQYVEEYDIKANNTILVIGKVIGLYVKDNLIEDDGFINLSQAGVAAINGLDGYAIPDAKTRYGYQRPKLLIQQ from the coding sequence ATGAGATACTTTAGCGAAAACGACATACAAGAACTAAACCACATCTATAAGATTAATTTAATCAATAGTTGCTCAGGGTATAAATCGGCAAACCTCATCGGTTCCATATCTAATGATGGTATAGAAAATGTTGCTGTGTTTAGTTCTGTAACCCACATTGGTTCTAGCCCCGCTATGCTAGGTTTTTTCTTAAGACCAACTACAGTCATAAGAAATACCTACGAGAACATTAAGGCGACTGGTGTTTATACCATAAATCATATTCACAATGATATAACTGAAGATGCTCATCATACATCTGCAAAATATGAGGCTGATATCTCAGAATTTGAAGTAACCAATCTCAATCCACAATACCGGTCAAATTTCAAAGCACCGTTTGTGCATGGTGCTCCAGTACAGTTGGCAATGCAATACGTTGAGGAATATGACATTAAAGCCAATAACACCATTTTAGTCATTGGGAAGGTAATTGGGCTATACGTTAAAGATAACCTCATAGAGGACGACGGGTTCATTAATTTATCTCAAGCTGGTGTAGCTGCAATAAACGGCTTGGATGGTTATGCAATACCAGATGCAAAAACAAGATATGGGTACCAAAGACCCAAACTATTAATACAACAATAA